One window of the Microplitis demolitor isolate Queensland-Clemson2020A chromosome 10, iyMicDemo2.1a, whole genome shotgun sequence genome contains the following:
- the LOC103570023 gene encoding uncharacterized protein LOC103570023, which yields MSSSGGNFRDLLSNWTTTEVVLNYNKLNRGAGKSKESCNATMEDFLKIDWNPPTSDVIDNEFINPDRLENTSVMYKILQGTFTDPMKDAHKYYMKDVTLEEMNSLKALKVKQSVERKLQSRKNQSEETSCDRDDKNFTKKFEKYVPGAKRPNIIFPRPSSLTAEQHALCVRVYKTLSSPGTSEQSGGLKSQELQTIVSLKSLIDEEQKIYLDLCKQNWKSTYIKLIREDLINDKWNIKLKTARQLHRYYLEAGNIPFTSELNITTAFNSTVADVENLPVLLLPNPDRRYVFNTQSKLIESRYLKIKKSHSVFLGEIDSNFEQLAQAHDVDLVITSSGLNCLATNIDPSYSHNWILPVEVKELNNKNVVFIGKPLPPTAKNALQKNTWIFKYILRSSLLVVDNSLLNSQDPVLESAHPSYQDPDNNHKTNEDEGDQSWHNYQYNIFTIGACGSSQNELLKSKIEKDYKILVRSKIDGIERLKNGEINRIKIAPKLEHQVALGAEAVTLEEASKQWISLAFTPDTTLLRVRAAAFNAEYIQLERRSANAINNEINRLYSVKGEDSYSIIYNIVEHMTKMSPGRYVLRHTARHGAFVNIYKETPKPGKNTIDLEAVFCDDEFQTIPNPPWPLIDKLVLTPALICFQRMPAMFYPSKFTPKPPQKKSARGRKKKNN from the exons ATGTCCAGTAGTGGAGGCAATTTTCGAGATCTATTATCTAACTGGACCACAACAGAAGttgttttgaattataataaattaaacagagGAGCCGGTAAATCTAAAGAGTCGTGCAATGCAACAAtggaagattttttaaaaattgactg gaATCCGCCGACGAGTGACGTTATTgacaatgaatttattaatcccGATAGGTTAGAAAATACAAGTGTTATGTATAAAATTCTTCAGGGAACGTTCACGGATCCTATGAAAGATGCTCACAAATATTACATGAAAGATGTGACACTTGAAGAAATGAATTCTTTGAAAGCTCTGAAAGTAAAGCAAAGTGTTGAGAGAAAATTACAGTCAcgtaaaaatcaatcagaagaAACTTCCTGTGATCGTGATGATAAgaatttcactaaaaaatttgaaaaatatgtaCCTGGAGCAAAAAGACCAAATATTATATTCCCAAGACCTTCTAGTCTGACTGCTGAGCAGCATGCGCTTTGTGTACGcgtttataaaactttatcatCACCTGGGACATCTGAACAATCTGGCGGGTTAAAAAGTCAAGAGTTGCAGACGATTGTa agtcttaaaagtttgattgatgaagagcaaaaaatttacttggatTTATGTAAGCAAAATTGGAAATCAACGTACATTAAATTGATACGTGAAGATCTTATTAATGACAAAtggaatataaaattaaaaacagctCGTCAACTTCATAGATATTATTTAGAAGCTGGAAACATTCCATTTACTTCGGAATTGAATATTACTACTGCTTTTAATTCAACTGTAGCTGATGTG GAAAACTTGCCAGTGCTATTGTTACCAAATCCAGACCGTCGTTATGTATTTAATACTCAGTCAAAACTCATCGAAtcgagatatttaaaaattaaaaagtcacATTCAGTATTTTTAGGAGAAATCGATAGTAATTTTGAACAATTAGCACAGGCTCATGATGTCGACTTAGTTATAACATCATCTGGATTAAATTGTCTGGCTACTAATATCGATCCATCTTATTCACATAATTGGATCCTCCCGGTCGAAGTCAaagaattgaataataaaaatgttgtttttaTCGGCAAACCTTTACCACCAACGGCTAAAAacgctttacaaaaaaatacatggaTTTTTAAGTACATTCTCAGGAGTTCATTGCTAGTTGTTGATAATTCTTTGCTTAATTCACAAGACCCAGTATTAGAGTCTGCACACCCGAGCTATCAGGATCCTGATAATAATCATAAGACCAATGAAGATGAAGGTGATCAATCATGGCACAATTATcagtataatatttttacaatcgGCGCTTGTGGTTCGTCACAAAATGAACTgctaaaaagtaaaattgaaaaggATTACAAAATATTAGTACGGTCAAAAATTGATGGCATTGag agaTTGAAAAATGGTGAAATCAATCGAATTAAGATCGCACCTAAACTAGAACATCAAGTTGCATTGGGTGCTGAGGCTGTCACACTAGAGGAAGCATCAAAACAATGGATTTCCTTGGCATTCACACCCGACACAACTCTTCTACGag TTCGTGCAGCAGCATTCAACGCCGAGTACATCCAACTAGAAAGACGTTCAGCAAATGCTataaacaatgaaataaatcGTCTTTACAGCGTAAAAGGCGAAGATTCTTattctataatatataatatcgTTGAACATATGACTAAAATGTCACCAGGACGTTATGTTTTAAGACATACTGCTCGCCATGGAGCATTcgttaatatttacaaagaaaCTCCAAAACCTGG aaaaaatacaattgatCTAGAAGCTGTTTTTTGTGACGACGAATTCCAAACCATTCCTAATCCCCCGTGGCCGTTGATTGACAAACTCGTACTGACACCAGCATTAATTTGTTTCCAACGTATGCCAGCGATGTTTTATCCATCAAAATTCACACCAAAGCCTCCACAAAAAAAGAGCGCTCGTGGAcggaagaagaaaaataactga
- the LOC103570022 gene encoding sorting nexin-12 — protein MADTTVDATRRLNVKKQTLDDAYAAPANFLEIDVINPITHGVGKKRYTDYEVRMRTNLPVFKVKDSSVRRRYSDFEWLRNELERDSKIVVPPLPGKAWKRQMPFRGDDGIFEDDFIEDRRKGLEVFVNKIAGHPLAQNERCLHMFLQEQVIDKNYVPGKIRNT, from the exons ATGGCAGATACAACTGTGGACGCAACAAGACgattaaatgtcaaaaaacaaaCACTTGATGATGCATACGCTGCACCagctaattttttagaaatcgaCGTGATCAATCCGATCACTCATGGTGTCGGCAAAAAGAGATATACCGATTACGAAGTTCGTATGAGG aCAAATTTACCAGTTTTCAAAGTTAAAGATTCGAGTGTAAGAAGAAGATACAGCGATTTTGAATGGTTAAGAAATGAATTAGAAAGAGATAGtaag attgTAGTACCTCCATTACCCGGCAAGGCGTGGAAACGTCAGATGCCTTTTCGTGGAGACGATGGTATTTTTGAAGatgattttattgaagacCGTAGAAAGGGATTAGAAGTATTTGTTAACAA GATTGCAGGACATCCTTTAGCACAAAATGAACGATGTTTACATATGTTTTTACAAGAacaagttatagataaaaactATGTTCCTGGTAAAATACGAAATAcgtag
- the LOC103570021 gene encoding polycomb protein SCMH1 codes for MSSIQSKMRGRPPKSKNSCTWCNETKQPLKYVLPTQHGKKEFCSESCLSAFRKAYVRGACVRCDNVIRGSPIRLEQKDGPTKDFCSPFCLSKHKTKEIQAEAKKNTSDQPSPAASPAPSGLPSSSGTIPQSFTTNNGANSSTNNNNNNNTNNNNNNNNNNNNNNNNSTVSNNNSNNNPASISHAPSTSTGPFQYETYQTFDWDLYLKETNSSAAPAECFKQHVTPSVNDFKIGMKLEALDPRNLTSTCIATVVGVLGPRLRLRLDGSDNKNDFWRLVDSNEIHPIGHCEKSGGMLQPPLGFRMNASSWPMFLLKTLNGAEMAPAKVFKREPKTPKTNLFEVGHKLEAIDKKNPQLICTATVGAVKDEMIHITFDGWRGAFDYWCKYDSRDIFPVGWCFKSGHPLQPPRQKATGQNRFKSRTSNVLPVMAVSGNGASGEPAVALVSPAGSSAPPQPATEPDTSTANNKPHVLDNVTLYVNHNCSCGPYFDPKKVKAIPSKFGSDTILNVIRDVFQTFLMAAMSPRQMLSLFKRGEGDCVSLILEAKTTSIRLPVFLDEEDFYSYIRRQLEDLCACEHLLFKRQETCEKCLSSQQSIIIKREENSNPTAEKRRWSVEKSQTSTAPQQQPAQPQQQPQQKNQSIVTTPGTTSIDSTQPTPPPAKQPRKSVLELEAATSTTQSESSATRISSTEPAEWTIEDVIHYIGVIDPVLGQHADLFRKHEIDGKALLLLNSDMMMKYMGLKLGPALKICNLVNRIKGRRHVML; via the exons AGGAAAGCTTATGTCAGAGGAGCTTGTGTACGTTGTGATAATGTCATCCGAGGTTCGCCAATTAGATTGGAGCAAAAAGATGGCCCAACCAAAGACTTTTGTTCTCCGTTTTGTTTAAGCAAACATAAGACGAAGGAAATTCAAGCTGAAGCTAAAAAAA acacAAGTGATCAACCGTCACCAGCAGCATCACCTGCTCCGTCTGGATTACCCAGTAGTAGTGGTACGATACCACAGTCATTTACAACAAATAATGGCGCAAATAGTTcaacaaataacaataataataataatactaataataataataataataataataataataataataataataataatagtactgttagtaataataatagtaataataatccaGCGAGCATATCGCATGCACCATCAACGTCTACAGGTCCATTTCAATATGAAACTTACCAAACATTTGACTGGGATCTTTACCTCAAGGAAACAAATAGTTCAGCAGCACCCGCAGAATGTTTCAAACAGCATGTGACACCTTCggtaaatgattttaaaataggAATGAAACTCGAAGCACTGGACCCGAGAAATTTAACATCTACGTGTATAGCAACAGTAGTTGGTGTACTGGGGCCCAGATTAAGACTGCGGCTGGATGGGtctgataataaaaatgacttttgGCGGTTAGTTGACAGCAATGAGATCCACCCGATAGGTCACTGTGAAAAATCTGGTGGCATGCTTCAACCCCCACTGGGCTTCCGCATGAATGCTTCGAGCTGGCCGATGTTCTTACTGAAAACTTTGAATGGAGCTGAAATGGCGCCAGCTAAAGTATTCAAACGCGAACCAAAAACACCCAAGACAAATCTGTTTGAAGTCGGTCACAAACTTGAAgcgattgataaaaaaaatccacagcTCATTTGTACGGCGACTGTTGGAGCTGTCAAAGACGAAATGATTCATATAACATTTGATGGATGGCGAGGCGCATTTGATTACTGGTGTAAGTATGACTCGAGAGATATATTTCCGGTTGGTTGGTGTTTCAAGAGCGGACATCCACTGCAGCCACCACGGCAGAAAGCCACTGGACAGAACAGGTTCAAATCGCGGACCAGTAATGTGCTTCCAGTGATGGCTGTGTCTGGTAATGGAGCAAGTGGAGAACCAGCTGTTGCTTTGGTCAGTCCTGCCGGTTCTAGCGCACCTCCGCAGCCTGCTACTGAACCAGACACAAGTACTGCTAACAACAAACCCCATGTACTGGACAATGTTACTTTATATGTCAATCACAATTGTTCATGCGGACCGTACTTCGATCCCAAGAAAGTAAAAGCTATACCGTCGAAATTTGGAAGTGATACCATTCTAAATGTCATCAGAGATGTgtttcaaacatttttaatgGCAGCAATGAGTCCAAGACAAATGTTGAGTCTATTTAAACGTGGAGAAGGTGACTGCGTAAGTCTGATACTCGAAGCCAAAACAACGTCTATAAGACTGCCGGTATTTCTTGACGAAGAAGATTTTTACTCCTACATAAGGCGGCAACTGGAAGATTTGTGTGCATGTGAGCACTTGTTATTCAAAAGACAAGAGACCTGCGAAAAATGTCTCAGCTCACAGCAGTCGATTATCATTAAAAGAGAAGAAAATAGCAATCCTACAGCTGAAAAACGTCGATGGTCTGTTGAAAAGTCACAGACTTCTACTGCACCTCAGCAACAACCGGCGCAACCTCAGCAGCAGcctcaacaaaaaaatcagagCATTGTCACAACCCCTGGCACCACCAGCATTGATTCTACTCAGCCGACACCTCCGCCAGCTAAGCAGCCGAGGAAATCAGTGCTtg AACTAGAAGCAGCGACTTCGACTACGCAATCTGAAAGTTCAGCGACGCGTATCTCTTCAACGGAACCTGCTGAATGGACCATTGAAGATGTCATTCATTATATCGGAGTTATTGATCCTGTTCTTGGCCAGCACGCTGATCTTTTTCGTAAACAt GAAATTGATGGCAAAGCTTTGCTGCTTCTTAACTCGGATATGATGATGAAGTACATGGGTTTGAAATTGGGACctgcattaaaaatttgtaatttagttAATCGTATCAAAGGTCGGAGACATGTGATGCTTTGA